One genomic segment of Mesoterricola silvestris includes these proteins:
- a CDS encoding methyl-accepting chemotaxis protein: protein MRFTIRKKLAAVAATALAGILVLAVLNRYQTERVYDAASFGSATTVPKLVEINSAQVAMESIRRTLWQHIAQVEPGTLARLEGRIAEDEGRVAKGLDAFERNGVSGDQERRLLEAERASVLAYRTLADRALALSRAGKKAEARDLLAANQTVIDKPAMDFTAHSQYNSDLGKKNAADAEAIKSSAALLSLLITLATLVLTGVVAYVIGLAIVRALSSCAHVADEVAKGDLSVEIPTVTEDETGEVLAALRRMVGNMRALVEDSVLLSEAAAAERFDLRADGSRHAGDYRKIVDGFNGTLDVVVDKLAWYQAIVDAVPFPIHVIDTDMKWVFLNKAFEKLMMDQHYIRDRQDAIGKPCATANANICNTEKCGIMQLKRGKGESFFDWCGMSCKQDTSNLINVKGKHVGYVEVVQDLSATLQVGDYTTKEVDRLATNLAKLASGDLNLDLRTQDAGQHTGVVKQQFERINASMLQLKGAIDALVADTQMLSEAAIAERFDTRADLSRHAGGYRHVVEGINGTLDVVVDKLAWYQAIIDAVPFPIHVIDSDMKWVFLNKAFESLMMGQHYIRDRQDAIGKPCATANANICNTEKCGIMQLKRGKGESFFDWCGMSCKQDTSNLINIKGKHVGYVEVVQDLSATLNVRDYTAKEVDRLAANLAQLAKGDLNMELRTQDANQHTGLVKEQFERINDSMGQLKGAIGSLVTDTTMLSTAAIDGKLEVRADANRHQGDFRKIVQGVDDTLDAVIGPLNMAANLFDRISKGEIPPKVTETYNGDFNTIKNNLNQCIDGLQGLVESNQVLQQLATNDFTVRVRGKYLGIFDEVAQALNETIENQARVLTKVQESAFAVAQSSGEIASGNQELSSRTEEQASSLEETASSLEQFTSVVNQTAENARTASGAAAQARTVADEGSKAVEQLVGSMDAINAASSKINEIISVVDEIAFQTNLLALNAAVEAARAGEQGRGFAVVATEVRNLAKRSADAAKEIKSLIKDSVTKAQDGQKVATRTGQIILDVVSNVQKVSGIMAEIANATHEQTMGIGEINKAVTQMDETTQHNAALVEEAAASAESLDQQAQNLRQMVSQYNLGAQARLGTAAPAPTRAPAGKLHGEFHGGAVPLRKRPAKGEIAAPKAPQVPPKGADDEWESF, encoded by the coding sequence ATGCGATTCACCATCCGCAAGAAGCTGGCGGCTGTGGCGGCAACGGCCCTGGCCGGCATCCTGGTCCTGGCCGTGCTCAACCGGTACCAGACGGAGCGCGTGTACGACGCCGCCAGCTTCGGCAGCGCCACCACGGTGCCCAAACTGGTGGAGATCAACTCGGCCCAGGTGGCCATGGAGAGCATCCGCAGGACGCTCTGGCAGCACATCGCCCAGGTGGAGCCGGGCACCCTGGCCCGCCTGGAGGGGCGGATCGCCGAGGATGAGGGCCGGGTGGCGAAGGGGCTGGACGCCTTCGAGCGGAACGGGGTCAGCGGCGACCAGGAACGCCGGCTGCTGGAAGCGGAACGGGCCTCCGTGCTCGCCTACCGCACCCTGGCGGACCGGGCCCTGGCCCTTTCCAGGGCCGGCAAGAAGGCCGAGGCGAGGGATCTCCTCGCCGCGAACCAGACGGTCATCGACAAGCCGGCCATGGACTTCACGGCCCACAGCCAGTACAACTCGGATCTGGGCAAGAAGAACGCCGCCGACGCCGAGGCCATCAAGTCCAGCGCCGCGCTGCTCTCCCTGCTCATCACCCTGGCCACCCTGGTGCTCACCGGGGTCGTGGCGTACGTCATCGGCCTGGCCATCGTGAGGGCCCTGAGCTCCTGCGCGCACGTGGCCGACGAAGTGGCCAAGGGCGACCTTTCCGTGGAGATCCCCACCGTCACCGAGGACGAGACCGGCGAGGTCCTGGCGGCCCTGCGGCGGATGGTGGGCAACATGCGGGCCCTGGTGGAGGATTCGGTGCTGTTGAGCGAGGCCGCCGCGGCCGAACGGTTCGATCTGAGGGCCGACGGCTCGCGCCACGCGGGGGACTACCGGAAGATCGTGGACGGCTTCAACGGCACCCTGGACGTGGTGGTGGACAAGCTGGCCTGGTACCAGGCCATCGTGGACGCGGTGCCGTTCCCCATCCACGTCATCGACACGGATATGAAGTGGGTGTTCCTGAACAAGGCCTTCGAGAAGCTGATGATGGACCAGCACTACATCCGCGACCGCCAGGACGCCATCGGCAAGCCCTGCGCCACGGCCAACGCGAACATCTGCAACACCGAGAAGTGCGGCATCATGCAGCTGAAGCGGGGCAAGGGGGAGAGCTTCTTCGACTGGTGCGGCATGAGCTGCAAGCAGGACACCTCCAACCTGATCAACGTCAAGGGCAAGCACGTGGGGTACGTGGAGGTGGTGCAGGACCTCTCGGCGACCCTGCAGGTGGGCGACTACACCACGAAGGAAGTGGACCGCCTGGCCACCAACCTGGCCAAGCTGGCCTCCGGCGATCTGAACCTGGATCTCAGGACCCAGGACGCCGGCCAGCACACGGGGGTCGTCAAGCAGCAGTTCGAGCGCATCAACGCCAGCATGCTGCAGCTGAAGGGGGCCATCGACGCGCTGGTGGCCGATACCCAGATGCTGAGCGAGGCGGCCATCGCCGAGCGGTTCGACACCCGGGCCGACCTTTCCCGCCACGCCGGCGGCTACCGGCACGTGGTGGAGGGGATCAACGGCACCCTGGACGTGGTGGTGGACAAGCTCGCCTGGTACCAGGCGATCATCGACGCCGTGCCCTTCCCCATCCATGTCATCGATTCCGACATGAAGTGGGTGTTCCTGAACAAGGCCTTCGAGAGCCTGATGATGGGCCAGCACTACATCCGGGACCGCCAGGACGCCATCGGCAAGCCCTGCGCCACGGCCAACGCCAACATCTGCAACACCGAGAAGTGCGGCATCATGCAGCTGAAGCGGGGCAAGGGGGAGAGCTTCTTCGACTGGTGCGGCATGAGCTGCAAGCAGGACACCTCCAACCTGATCAATATCAAGGGCAAGCACGTGGGCTACGTGGAGGTGGTGCAGGACCTGTCGGCCACCCTGAACGTCCGCGACTACACCGCCAAGGAAGTGGACCGGCTGGCCGCGAACCTGGCCCAGCTGGCCAAGGGGGACCTGAACATGGAGCTCAGGACCCAGGACGCCAACCAGCACACGGGCCTGGTCAAGGAGCAGTTCGAGCGCATCAACGACAGCATGGGCCAGCTCAAGGGGGCCATCGGCTCGCTGGTCACGGATACGACCATGCTCTCCACGGCGGCCATCGACGGCAAGCTGGAGGTCCGCGCGGACGCCAACCGGCACCAGGGCGATTTCCGGAAGATCGTGCAGGGGGTGGACGACACCCTGGACGCGGTCATCGGGCCCCTCAACATGGCCGCGAACCTCTTCGACCGCATTTCCAAGGGCGAGATCCCGCCCAAGGTCACCGAGACCTACAACGGCGATTTCAATACCATCAAGAACAACCTCAACCAGTGCATCGACGGCCTCCAGGGCCTGGTGGAATCCAACCAGGTGCTGCAGCAGCTCGCCACCAACGACTTCACGGTGCGGGTGCGCGGGAAGTACCTGGGCATCTTCGACGAGGTGGCCCAGGCCCTCAACGAGACCATCGAGAACCAGGCCCGGGTCCTCACCAAGGTCCAGGAGAGCGCCTTCGCGGTGGCCCAGTCCTCGGGCGAAATCGCCTCGGGCAACCAGGAGCTTTCGTCCCGCACCGAAGAGCAGGCCTCCAGCCTGGAGGAAACGGCCAGCAGCCTCGAACAGTTCACCTCCGTGGTGAACCAGACCGCCGAGAACGCCCGCACCGCCAGCGGCGCCGCCGCCCAGGCCCGCACGGTGGCCGATGAAGGCAGCAAGGCGGTGGAGCAGCTGGTGGGGTCCATGGACGCCATCAACGCCGCCTCCAGCAAGATCAATGAAATCATCAGCGTCGTGGACGAGATCGCCTTCCAGACCAACCTCCTGGCCCTCAATGCCGCCGTGGAGGCGGCCCGGGCCGGGGAGCAGGGGCGGGGCTTCGCGGTGGTGGCCACGGAAGTGCGCAACCTGGCCAAGCGCAGCGCCGACGCCGCCAAGGAGATCAAGAGCCTCATCAAGGACTCGGTCACCAAGGCCCAGGATGGCCAGAAGGTGGCCACCCGCACCGGCCAGATCATCCTGGACGTGGTGTCCAATGTCCAGAAGGTGAGCGGGATCATGGCCGAGATCGCCAACGCCACCCACGAACAGACCATGGGCATCGGGGAGATCAACAAGGCCGTGACCCAGATGGACGAGACCACCCAGCACAACGCCGCCCTGGTGGAGGAGGCCGCGGCCTCCGCCGAAAGCCTGGACCAGCAGGCCCAGAACCTGCGGCAGATGGTGTCCCAGTACAACCTCGGCGCCCAGGCCCGCCTGGGCACCGCCGCCCCCGCCCCGACCCGCGCCCCGGCCGGGAAGCTCCACGGGGAGTTCCACGGGGGGGCGGTCCCCCTCCGGAAGCGCCCCGCCAAGGGGGAGATCGCCGCGCCCAAGGCGCCCCAGGTCCCGCCCAAGGGGGCCGACGACGAATGGGAAAGCTTCTAG
- a CDS encoding chemotaxis protein CheW — translation MSSAQTTTYQQVLCFALAGESYGIPILKVREIQGQAPITRIPRAPDYMPGVINLRGAIVPIVELRKRFNLGAIQDGMRPVIVIVEVMSRTLGMRVDAVSDVLDLDEDQIKPAPDWGAEGTVGKEYIAGLATVPNAEGGDSMLILLDLDQLLSLGDIKELEQAGG, via the coding sequence ATGTCCAGCGCCCAGACAACCACCTACCAGCAGGTCCTGTGCTTCGCCCTCGCGGGGGAGAGCTACGGCATCCCGATCCTGAAGGTGCGGGAGATCCAGGGCCAGGCCCCCATCACCCGCATTCCCAGGGCGCCTGACTACATGCCGGGCGTCATCAACCTGCGCGGGGCCATCGTCCCCATCGTTGAACTGCGCAAGCGCTTCAACCTCGGCGCGATCCAGGACGGCATGCGCCCGGTCATCGTCATCGTCGAAGTGATGTCCCGCACCCTGGGCATGCGCGTGGACGCCGTGTCGGACGTGCTCGATCTGGACGAGGACCAGATCAAGCCCGCGCCGGACTGGGGCGCGGAGGGCACCGTGGGGAAGGAGTACATCGCCGGGCTGGCCACCGTCCCCAACGCCGAGGGGGGGGATTCCATGCTGATCCTCCTGGACCTGGACCAGTTGCTCAGCCTGGGTGATATCAAGGAACTGGAACAGGCCGGAGGTTGA
- a CDS encoding STAS domain-containing protein produces the protein MTRKQREEPGPPEAVAPGPGVDLDIFGIQPFLKDARDWVAGTVGPVLRLDLSQVGDLDLSGLQVLLAMDLALRAKGSALVLLGVRDEWAARMERLGLGQLLEGGRKVGP, from the coding sequence ATGACGCGAAAGCAGCGCGAGGAGCCGGGCCCCCCGGAGGCGGTCGCCCCCGGTCCGGGCGTCGATCTGGATATCTTCGGCATCCAGCCCTTCCTCAAGGACGCCCGGGACTGGGTGGCCGGGACGGTGGGGCCGGTCCTGCGCCTGGATCTTTCCCAGGTGGGCGACCTGGACCTGAGCGGCCTCCAGGTCCTCCTGGCCATGGACCTGGCCCTCCGGGCCAAGGGCTCGGCCCTGGTGCTCCTGGGCGTCCGGGACGAGTGGGCCGCCCGCATGGAGCGGCTGGGCCTGGGCCAGCTGCTGGAAGGCGGCCGGAAGGTGGGCCCATGA
- a CDS encoding methyl-accepting chemotaxis protein, which translates to MRIRFPFLNGPAGDPVEATAVLAQPDAAVVAMLLAVARQEADALAANVAYGREEVLRVQSLVSDAADTLGRALRSLDLKVQEQYVRVLAIQEASFLDMQGEAPGAGKAPSGILGTLDSLMSNILAIAESIREVTAGVGEVQTLSSRMEQNLGELVEIAARTSLLSLNANIEAAHARNFGAGFAIVAGEVSKLAARSTGLSDGIQILIQETNRALERTGGQIGGIANRDLRMAMDSKNRAEEAAKAIEESNARVRDLVGELKVAAQEIETQVGHVVRGMQFDDLTRQTLDQVRQVFTSLEARAGAWRRCVEELEAPDADPAAILGRLSGALGELDETSTRHRAVSSRDLVVGEVDLF; encoded by the coding sequence ATGAGGATCCGGTTCCCCTTCCTGAATGGGCCGGCCGGCGATCCCGTCGAGGCGACGGCGGTCCTGGCCCAGCCCGACGCGGCGGTGGTGGCGATGCTCCTGGCCGTGGCCCGGCAGGAGGCCGATGCCCTGGCCGCCAATGTGGCCTACGGCCGGGAGGAGGTCCTGCGGGTCCAGAGCCTGGTGAGCGACGCCGCCGACACCCTGGGCCGGGCCCTGCGGAGCCTCGATCTCAAGGTCCAGGAGCAGTACGTGCGGGTCCTGGCCATCCAGGAGGCTTCCTTCCTGGACATGCAGGGGGAGGCGCCGGGCGCCGGTAAGGCGCCGTCGGGCATCCTCGGGACGCTGGATTCCCTCATGAGCAACATCCTGGCCATCGCGGAATCCATCCGCGAGGTGACGGCGGGGGTGGGGGAGGTGCAGACCCTCTCCTCGCGCATGGAGCAGAACCTGGGCGAGCTGGTGGAGATCGCCGCCCGCACCAGCCTCCTCTCCCTGAACGCCAACATCGAGGCGGCCCACGCCCGGAACTTCGGCGCGGGGTTCGCGATCGTGGCGGGGGAGGTGTCCAAGCTCGCGGCCCGGAGCACCGGCCTGAGCGACGGCATCCAGATCCTCATCCAGGAGACCAACAGGGCCCTGGAACGCACCGGCGGCCAGATCGGGGGCATCGCCAACCGGGACCTGCGCATGGCCATGGATTCCAAGAACCGCGCGGAGGAGGCCGCCAAGGCCATCGAGGAAAGCAACGCCCGGGTGCGGGACCTGGTGGGCGAATTGAAGGTGGCCGCCCAGGAGATCGAGACCCAGGTGGGGCACGTGGTGCGGGGCATGCAGTTCGACGACCTGACCCGGCAGACCCTGGACCAGGTGCGCCAGGTCTTCACCAGCCTGGAGGCCAGGGCCGGGGCCTGGCGGCGCTGCGTGGAAGAGCTGGAGGCCCCGGACGCGGACCCCGCCGCCATCCTGGGGCGGCTTTCCGGGGCGCTGGGAGAACTGGACGAGACCTCCACCCGCCACCGCGCGGTGTCGAGCCGGGATCTCGTCGTGGGCGAAGTGGACCTCTTCTAA
- a CDS encoding response regulator, which translates to MAKTILTVDDSVTMRQMITFTLAKAGYDILEAGDGVEALAVAAGKKLDLVITDVNMPNMDGITLVQRLRAQAGFRYTPILVLTTESGQDFKVRGKEAGATGWIVKPFSPEKLLEIVEKVI; encoded by the coding sequence ATGGCCAAGACCATTCTCACCGTCGATGACTCCGTCACCATGCGGCAGATGATCACCTTCACGCTGGCCAAGGCCGGCTACGACATCCTCGAGGCCGGCGACGGCGTCGAGGCCCTGGCGGTGGCCGCCGGCAAGAAGCTGGACCTGGTGATCACCGACGTGAACATGCCGAACATGGACGGCATCACCCTCGTGCAGCGCCTGCGGGCCCAGGCGGGCTTCCGCTACACCCCCATCCTCGTGCTCACCACCGAATCCGGCCAGGACTTCAAGGTGCGGGGCAAGGAGGCCGGGGCCACCGGCTGGATCGTCAAGCCCTTCAGTCCCGAGAAACTCCTGGAAATCGTGGAAAAAGTCATCTGA
- a CDS encoding chemotaxis protein CheA → MADAMDAFKESFLEESTELVDGMEAVLLKLDFANPEVEDLHTLFRAAHSIKGNAATFGFPAIAAFTHQLESTLEPVRQGRLAMTPELQEILLGAVDVLRAHLGQARSGSALQPRDLANEATTLQELARLAQGTAAPAARPAPAPPPPSLGAYQIRFQAPLDLFRRGINLERIFRDLEKLGTARFWLDPATLPPLDGLEPEDCHLLWNIHLETGAPLADVEEVFEFVNDGANLAIKPLDEKADRVPLLGEILVGSGEVSPHQVQDALSRQANIGDLLVEMGAARPEAVAKAVEQQQKKRTQVEASTLRVATDKIDKLVNLVGEIVITQTMLAQSAQEMATAHGIARFNEALVALERLTRELQERVMGVRMVPVEMIFSRFPRMVRELAKQLEKDVNLVMEGQATELDKTFIEMLVDPITHLVRNGLDHGLEPVEQRIAAGKPAQATLSLKASSRGGNIFIEIQDDGRGLDRQRILAKAQEKGMVAADARMSDEEVYALLFEPGFSTAAAVSDLSGRGVGLDVVRQNIRALGGRVEVESRLGAGSTFRLVLPLTMAVLDGLTVRIGTETYVFPLSLVLESFKPRPGSIQSIQGDRHVINLRGSFMPVLPLEAVLSLGDRDGGREGDDLLVVVESDGRRAAVRVDEVLGQQQVVIKSLDTHYRKVQGISGATILGDGRVALILDVAELIHLESSPLPAPV, encoded by the coding sequence ATGGCCGACGCGATGGATGCCTTCAAGGAGAGCTTCCTGGAGGAGAGCACGGAGCTGGTGGACGGCATGGAGGCCGTCCTCCTGAAACTGGACTTCGCGAACCCCGAGGTGGAGGACCTCCATACCCTGTTCCGGGCCGCGCACTCCATCAAGGGCAACGCCGCCACCTTCGGGTTCCCCGCCATCGCCGCCTTCACCCACCAGCTGGAGAGCACCCTGGAGCCGGTGCGCCAGGGCCGCCTGGCCATGACCCCGGAACTGCAGGAGATCCTCCTGGGCGCCGTGGACGTGCTGCGCGCGCACCTGGGGCAGGCCCGGTCGGGGTCCGCCCTGCAGCCCCGGGACCTGGCCAACGAGGCCACCACCCTCCAGGAACTGGCCCGGCTCGCCCAGGGCACCGCCGCGCCCGCGGCCCGTCCCGCGCCCGCGCCCCCTCCGCCCTCCCTGGGCGCCTACCAGATCCGTTTCCAGGCCCCCCTGGACCTGTTCCGCAGGGGCATCAATCTGGAGCGCATCTTCCGCGACCTGGAGAAGCTGGGCACCGCGCGCTTCTGGCTCGACCCCGCGACCCTTCCGCCCCTGGACGGCCTGGAGCCCGAGGACTGCCACCTCCTGTGGAACATCCACCTGGAGACCGGCGCCCCCCTGGCGGATGTGGAGGAGGTCTTCGAATTCGTCAACGACGGAGCCAACCTCGCCATCAAGCCCCTCGATGAGAAGGCGGACCGGGTGCCCCTCCTGGGGGAGATCCTGGTGGGCAGCGGCGAGGTGAGCCCCCACCAGGTCCAGGACGCCCTGTCGCGCCAGGCCAACATCGGGGACCTGCTGGTGGAGATGGGCGCCGCGCGCCCCGAGGCCGTGGCCAAGGCGGTGGAGCAGCAGCAGAAGAAGCGCACCCAGGTGGAGGCGTCCACCCTGCGGGTGGCCACGGACAAGATCGACAAGCTGGTGAACCTGGTGGGGGAGATCGTCATCACCCAGACCATGCTCGCCCAGAGCGCCCAGGAAATGGCCACCGCCCACGGCATCGCCCGGTTCAACGAGGCCCTGGTGGCCCTGGAACGGCTGACCCGGGAGCTCCAGGAGCGCGTCATGGGCGTGCGCATGGTGCCGGTGGAGATGATCTTCTCCCGGTTCCCGCGCATGGTGCGGGAGCTGGCCAAGCAGCTGGAGAAGGACGTGAACCTGGTCATGGAGGGCCAGGCCACGGAACTGGACAAGACCTTCATCGAGATGCTGGTGGACCCCATCACGCACCTCGTGCGCAACGGCCTGGACCACGGCCTGGAGCCCGTGGAGCAGCGCATCGCCGCCGGCAAGCCCGCCCAGGCCACCCTTTCGCTCAAGGCCAGCAGCCGCGGCGGCAACATCTTCATCGAGATCCAGGACGACGGCCGGGGCCTGGACCGGCAGCGCATCCTGGCCAAGGCCCAGGAGAAGGGCATGGTGGCCGCCGATGCCCGCATGAGCGACGAGGAGGTCTACGCCCTCCTCTTCGAACCGGGCTTTTCCACCGCGGCCGCGGTTTCGGATCTCTCGGGCCGGGGGGTGGGGCTGGACGTGGTGCGCCAGAACATCCGCGCCCTGGGGGGCCGCGTGGAGGTGGAGAGCCGCCTGGGCGCGGGATCCACCTTCCGCCTGGTCCTGCCGCTCACCATGGCGGTCCTGGACGGCCTGACGGTGCGCATCGGCACCGAGACCTACGTCTTCCCCCTGTCCCTGGTCCTGGAGAGCTTCAAGCCCAGGCCCGGATCCATCCAGTCGATCCAGGGCGACCGGCACGTCATCAACCTGCGCGGCTCCTTCATGCCCGTGCTGCCCCTGGAGGCCGTGCTCAGCCTGGGGGACCGGGACGGCGGGAGGGAAGGGGACGATCTGCTGGTGGTGGTGGAGAGCGACGGGCGCCGGGCCGCGGTGAGGGTGGACGAGGTCCTGGGCCAGCAGCAGGTGGTCATCAAGAGCCTCGACACGCACTACCGGAAGGTCCAGGGCATCTCCGGGGCCACGATCCTCGGGGACGGGAGGGTGGCGCTCATCCTGGACGTGGCCGAGCTGATCCACCTGGAGTCCTCTCCCCTCCCCGCCCCGGTCTGA
- a CDS encoding CheR family methyltransferase: MPSALDPKTFERLRTLLHARTGIHLGPGKLPMVQSRLNRRLRHLGLGTYPEYLAWLESDPGGAEWTAFINALTTNLTRFFREEHHFSKLTQWLRSLDPLPRPIRVWCAGCSTGEEPYSVAMVLHAEFPGSPARILATDLDSAVLQEARAGIYDQARVKDLPAAWLRLAFLKGRGGQAGRVRVRPEVGALVDFHPMNLLEGNWPGPSSFEVIFCRNVMIYFDKETQREIVRRFHRTLVPGGLLMVGHSESLMDASLGFESLGGTVFRRRDP; encoded by the coding sequence ATGCCTTCGGCCCTGGACCCGAAGACCTTCGAGCGGCTGCGCACCCTGCTCCATGCCCGCACCGGCATCCACTTGGGGCCCGGCAAGCTGCCCATGGTCCAGTCCCGCCTCAACCGCCGCCTGCGGCACCTGGGCCTGGGCACCTACCCGGAATACCTGGCCTGGCTGGAATCGGACCCCGGCGGGGCGGAATGGACCGCCTTCATCAACGCCCTCACCACCAACCTCACCCGGTTCTTCCGGGAGGAGCACCATTTCAGCAAGCTGACCCAGTGGCTCCGGAGCCTCGACCCGCTGCCCCGGCCGATCCGCGTGTGGTGCGCGGGCTGCTCCACGGGGGAGGAGCCCTACTCGGTGGCCATGGTCCTGCACGCCGAATTCCCGGGGAGCCCCGCGCGGATCCTGGCCACCGACCTGGATTCCGCGGTGCTCCAGGAGGCCCGCGCGGGCATCTACGACCAGGCGCGGGTCAAGGATCTGCCCGCGGCCTGGCTGCGCCTGGCCTTCCTCAAGGGCCGGGGAGGGCAGGCCGGCCGGGTCCGGGTGCGCCCGGAGGTGGGCGCCCTGGTGGACTTCCACCCCATGAACCTGCTGGAGGGCAACTGGCCCGGGCCCTCCAGCTTCGAAGTGATCTTCTGCCGGAACGTGATGATCTACTTCGACAAGGAGACCCAGCGGGAGATCGTCCGCAGGTTCCACCGCACCCTGGTTCCGGGGGGCCTCCTGATGGTGGGCCATTCCGAGTCCCTCATGGACGCCTCCCTGGGCTTCGAATCCCTGGGCGGCACCGTCTTCCGCCGGCGCGACCCATGA
- the cheD gene encoding chemoreceptor glutamine deamidase CheD: MSPRLKQPVPERASRYFDRHFQCPAMKILPGEFYATGADEAIVTVLGSCVAVCLLDPVLAIGGMNHFMLPIQPEPRQDDPYYAARYGAGAMELLINEMLHLGAGRQRLVAKVFGGGQVMAGLSDIGQRNALFIRDFLRVEGIPRLAEDLGGSFPLKVYFFPATGQVLVKRISKLRNRTLVRREQAYFARLSQGTDEPDVELFP; encoded by the coding sequence ATGAGCCCCCGCCTTAAGCAGCCGGTCCCGGAAAGGGCGTCCCGGTACTTCGACCGGCATTTCCAGTGCCCGGCCATGAAGATCCTGCCGGGGGAATTCTATGCCACCGGCGCCGACGAGGCGATCGTCACGGTGCTGGGATCCTGCGTGGCGGTGTGCCTGTTGGACCCGGTCCTGGCCATCGGCGGCATGAACCACTTCATGCTGCCCATCCAGCCCGAGCCCCGCCAGGACGACCCCTACTACGCCGCCCGGTACGGGGCCGGCGCCATGGAACTCCTCATCAACGAGATGCTGCACCTGGGCGCCGGGCGCCAGCGCCTGGTGGCCAAGGTCTTCGGGGGCGGCCAGGTGATGGCGGGCCTGAGCGATATCGGACAGCGCAACGCCCTGTTCATCCGGGATTTCCTCCGGGTCGAAGGCATCCCGCGGCTGGCCGAGGACCTGGGCGGCAGCTTTCCCCTCAAGGTGTATTTCTTCCCCGCCACCGGCCAGGTCCTGGTCAAGCGTATCTCGAAGCTCAGGAACCGGACCCTCGTCCGGCGCGAGCAGGCCTATTTCGCCCGCCTGAGCCAGGGCACCGACGAACCCGATGTGGAGCTGTTCCCATGA
- a CDS encoding protein-glutamate methylesterase/protein-glutamine glutaminase, whose translation MTPKRRVLVVDDSALVRNILKVVLAAHPDLEVVGEAADPYEAREQITRLQPDVLTLDVEMPRMDGLTFLTKVMRHHPMPVVMVSSLTARGTAVAMEALERGAVDVVGKPEHDPLQGLEAMGQAIAEAVHAASYARVRVRAPAAAVQPRLGPDAVLPLLRPGRSRALSEVIAIGSSTGGTEALKEILPRLPAGLPPILLVQHILPGFTSAFARQLDRLCQVPVREAVDGEEPQDSTIYLGPSDYHLTVAPLGNALRLRLVGGARVSRHLPSVDVLFRSVAVACGPKALGIILTGMGDDGAQGLLEMRQAGATTLGQDEESCLIYGMPRMAHERGGVQKLVPLKHIAKYIVGWNHA comes from the coding sequence ATGACCCCCAAGCGCCGAGTCCTGGTGGTGGACGATTCCGCCCTGGTCCGCAACATCCTGAAGGTGGTCCTGGCGGCCCATCCCGACCTGGAGGTGGTGGGGGAGGCGGCGGATCCCTACGAGGCCCGGGAGCAGATCACCCGGCTCCAGCCCGACGTGCTCACCCTCGATGTGGAAATGCCGCGCATGGACGGCCTCACCTTCCTCACCAAGGTCATGCGCCACCATCCCATGCCCGTGGTGATGGTGTCCTCGCTCACGGCCCGGGGCACGGCGGTGGCCATGGAGGCCCTGGAGCGGGGCGCCGTGGACGTGGTGGGCAAGCCCGAGCACGATCCGCTCCAGGGGCTGGAGGCCATGGGGCAGGCCATCGCCGAGGCCGTCCACGCGGCCTCCTACGCCCGGGTGCGGGTCCGCGCCCCGGCCGCGGCGGTCCAGCCCAGGCTCGGGCCGGACGCGGTGCTGCCCCTCCTTCGGCCGGGGCGCTCCCGGGCCCTGTCCGAAGTGATCGCCATCGGCAGTTCCACGGGCGGCACCGAGGCCCTCAAGGAAATCCTCCCGCGCCTGCCCGCCGGACTCCCGCCCATCCTCCTGGTGCAGCACATCCTGCCCGGCTTCACCTCGGCTTTCGCCCGGCAACTGGACCGGCTCTGCCAAGTGCCCGTGCGGGAGGCCGTGGACGGGGAGGAACCCCAGGACAGCACCATCTACCTGGGCCCCTCCGATTACCACCTCACCGTCGCCCCCCTGGGCAACGCCCTGCGCCTGCGCCTGGTGGGCGGCGCCCGGGTCAGCCGCCACCTGCCCTCCGTGGACGTGCTCTTCCGCTCCGTGGCCGTGGCCTGCGGCCCCAAGGCCCTGGGCATCATCCTCACCGGCATGGGGGACGACGGGGCCCAGGGCCTGCTGGAGATGCGCCAGGCAGGCGCCACCACCCTCGGCCAGGACGAGGAGAGCTGCCTGATCTACGGCATGCCCCGCATGGCCCACGAGCGGGGCGGGGTCCAGAAACTGGTTCCCCTCAAGCACATCGCGAAGTACATCGTGGGGTGGAACCACGCCTGA